One genomic segment of Arthrobacter sp. Marseille-P9274 includes these proteins:
- a CDS encoding bifunctional 3-phenylpropionate/cinnamic acid dioxygenase ferredoxin subunit: protein MHKACPLKDLAPGDALRLDTAPPIAVFHTEEGELFAIDDTCTHQDASLADGWVEGCEVECPLHASKFDLRTGQVDSPPAKLPVRVHKVSVVDGDIMVEESAEAPNLPPGLTVDGHA, encoded by the coding sequence ATGCACAAAGCTTGTCCGCTCAAGGACCTCGCCCCGGGAGACGCCCTGCGCCTCGATACCGCCCCACCCATCGCCGTCTTCCATACGGAGGAGGGCGAGCTTTTCGCCATTGACGACACCTGCACCCACCAGGACGCCTCGCTGGCCGACGGCTGGGTTGAGGGCTGCGAAGTCGAGTGCCCGCTGCATGCCTCCAAGTTCGACCTGCGCACCGGGCAGGTCGACTCTCCCCCGGCCAAGCTGCCGGTCCGGGTACATAAGGTATCGGTCGTCGACGGCGACATCATGGTCGAGGAATCCGCTGAGGCTCCGAACCTCCCGCCTGGCCTGACCGTCGACGGCCACGCCTGA
- a CDS encoding BCCT family transporter, whose product MAINSDVTVGQSNVPPVGPDTEPELAPVEEDRQILQALRESKTEQAATRRRLFGREGLDKVTFGVTGLLTLAFVIWGFSGKENFAATSQVMLDWVMENTGWLFVAVASLFVVYVLWLALSRFGNIPLGRDGEKPEYSMVSWISMMFAAGMGIGLMFYGVAEPLYHYISPPPGTVDGQTPAAVQSAMATSIFHWTLHPWAMYAVVGAAMAYGTYRLGRRQLISATFTSLFGIRRVEGPLGKVINMLAIFATLFGTAASLGLGALQIGSGMASNGWIGGQLATPVLVVIVAVLTACFIASAVSGISRGIQWLSNINMVLAVVLAIIVFVAGPTLFILNLIPAAVGDYARDLAEMASRTEAVGDDALRTWMSGWTIFYWAWWVSWTPFVGMFIARISRGRTIRQFVTGVLLVPSIVSVIWFGVFGGAAINIQSAADATPAAGDGLATIVDGTPTISFDSALFDLLHHLPLSNGIAGAVSILAMVLVAIFFVTGADAASIVMGSLSSNGTEEPRRGVVIFWGALTGAVAAVMLLAGGDQPAEALSGLQRVTIVSALPFVLVMSLMCFALVKDLRRDPLALRKRLADSVVERAIRSGVDQHRGVRFDLVTKHECDGECPDGERCPASTS is encoded by the coding sequence ATGGCAATCAACAGCGACGTCACCGTCGGCCAAAGCAACGTACCTCCCGTTGGCCCGGATACGGAACCGGAGCTCGCTCCGGTCGAAGAGGACCGGCAGATCCTCCAGGCCCTGCGAGAGAGCAAAACCGAGCAGGCTGCGACGCGTCGCCGGCTGTTCGGCAGGGAGGGCCTCGACAAGGTCACCTTCGGGGTGACGGGTCTGCTAACCCTGGCATTTGTCATCTGGGGGTTTTCCGGCAAGGAGAACTTCGCGGCCACGTCCCAGGTAATGCTGGACTGGGTCATGGAAAATACCGGTTGGCTTTTCGTCGCGGTGGCTTCGCTGTTCGTGGTCTACGTGTTGTGGCTGGCCCTGAGCCGCTTTGGTAATATCCCGCTGGGCAGGGACGGCGAAAAGCCCGAGTACTCCATGGTCTCCTGGATCTCGATGATGTTTGCCGCAGGTATGGGCATCGGCCTGATGTTCTACGGTGTGGCAGAACCGCTCTACCACTACATCTCCCCGCCGCCGGGCACGGTCGACGGCCAGACGCCTGCGGCCGTCCAATCGGCCATGGCGACTTCCATCTTCCACTGGACCCTGCACCCATGGGCCATGTACGCGGTAGTGGGCGCTGCCATGGCCTACGGAACCTACAGGCTTGGCCGCAGACAGCTCATCTCAGCAACCTTCACGTCGCTCTTCGGAATCCGGAGGGTGGAAGGTCCGCTCGGCAAGGTCATCAACATGCTGGCCATTTTCGCCACGCTCTTCGGTACCGCGGCATCCCTCGGACTCGGGGCCCTGCAGATCGGCAGTGGCATGGCTTCCAACGGCTGGATCGGCGGCCAACTGGCCACGCCCGTTCTTGTCGTCATCGTTGCCGTCCTTACCGCCTGCTTCATCGCCTCGGCCGTCTCCGGGATCAGCCGCGGCATCCAGTGGCTCTCCAACATCAACATGGTCCTGGCCGTGGTCCTTGCCATCATTGTCTTCGTGGCCGGGCCGACGCTCTTCATCCTGAACCTGATCCCGGCGGCCGTCGGCGACTATGCCCGGGACCTGGCCGAGATGGCCTCCCGCACGGAGGCCGTGGGTGACGACGCGCTGCGCACGTGGATGTCCGGCTGGACCATCTTCTACTGGGCGTGGTGGGTGTCCTGGACGCCCTTCGTTGGCATGTTCATTGCCCGGATCAGCCGCGGCCGCACCATCCGACAGTTCGTCACGGGTGTGCTGCTGGTGCCGAGCATCGTCAGCGTGATCTGGTTCGGCGTCTTCGGCGGCGCCGCTATCAATATCCAGTCCGCGGCCGACGCTACTCCGGCCGCGGGAGACGGACTCGCCACCATCGTCGACGGCACGCCCACCATTTCCTTCGACAGCGCGCTCTTCGATCTGCTGCATCACCTGCCGCTGTCCAATGGCATCGCCGGCGCGGTCTCGATTCTCGCCATGGTTCTGGTGGCCATCTTCTTCGTCACAGGCGCCGACGCGGCCTCCATTGTGATGGGTTCGCTCAGTTCCAATGGCACGGAGGAACCACGCCGGGGCGTGGTCATTTTCTGGGGCGCCCTCACCGGTGCGGTCGCCGCGGTTATGCTGCTGGCCGGCGGCGACCAACCTGCCGAAGCCCTCAGCGGCCTGCAACGGGTCACCATCGTGTCGGCGCTGCCATTCGTGCTGGTGATGTCCCTCATGTGCTTCGCCCTGGTCAAGGACCTGCGCCGCGACCCGCTTGCCCTGCGCAAGCGGCTGGCCGACTCGGTGGTGGAGCGTGCCATCCGCTCCGGTGTGGACCAGCACCGGGGCGTGCGCTTCGACCTTGTCACCAAACACGAGTGCGACGGCGAATGTCCGGACGGCGAGCGCTGCCCGGCGAGTACCAGCTAA
- a CDS encoding FAD-dependent oxidoreductase, with amino-acid sequence MTSPRVVIIGAGIVGANLADELATRGWNNVTVLEQGPLHLAGGSTSHAPGLVFQTNASKTMTEFASYTVDKLLSLSKDGQSCFWQLGGLEVATTEERLEDLKRKLGYATSWGVEGRLVDPDECEKHYPLLDRDRVLGALYVPSDGLAQAARAVQLLIERASAAGVVFRGSTAVTGIREEGGRVAAVLTDDGEVPADIVVSCAGFWGPKIGAMVGMDVPLLPLAHQYVKTTPVPELAGRNELPNGARLPILRHQDADLYYREHGERIGIGSYAHRPMPVDLDELPVFTAEQMSEHRMPSRLDFTSEDFEPSWEESQRLLPMLRGARIEDGFNGIFSFTPDGGPLIGESPDVKGFYLAEAVWVTHSAGVAKAVAELLVEGRSRTDLHECEATRFEDVQRSEAYVSETSQQNFVEIYDVLHPLQPKESPRNLRTSPFFPRQQELGAFFLESGGWERPHWYEANAGLLEELPAAWQPPERDNWSARFHSPIAAAEAWKTRTAVALYDMTPLKRVEVSGPGALDLLQRLSTGQINKKPGAVTYCLLLDEAGGVRSDITVARLGAERFQAGINNNVDFEYLRREAAEQSAADATRWVQVHDITAGTACIGLWGPLAREVISKVSDDDFSNDSLKYFRTAQVRIAGLSVTAMRLSYVGELGWELYTTADQGLRLWDALFEAGQEHGIIAAGRAAFNSLRLEKGYRLWGHEVTAEHRPEEAGLGFAVKADKGPFVGSEALAVPQESGRRLRCLTIDDGRSVVLGKEPVYFQARPAGYVTSAAFGHTIGKPIAYAWLPADAVEGEKVEIEYFGRRIAATVTAEPLVDPGMERLRG; translated from the coding sequence ATGACCTCACCTCGCGTCGTCATCATCGGAGCCGGCATCGTCGGCGCCAACCTCGCCGACGAGCTCGCCACACGCGGCTGGAACAATGTCACGGTGCTCGAGCAGGGTCCGCTGCACCTGGCCGGCGGTTCCACCTCGCACGCCCCCGGCCTGGTTTTCCAGACCAACGCCTCCAAGACGATGACCGAATTCGCCAGCTACACCGTCGACAAGCTGCTGTCGCTGAGCAAGGACGGCCAGTCGTGCTTCTGGCAGCTCGGCGGCCTGGAGGTAGCCACCACCGAGGAGCGGCTCGAGGACCTCAAGCGCAAGCTCGGCTATGCCACGTCCTGGGGCGTGGAGGGCCGGCTGGTCGACCCGGACGAGTGCGAGAAGCATTACCCGCTGCTGGACCGCGACCGCGTCCTCGGCGCGCTCTACGTCCCGTCCGACGGACTGGCCCAGGCCGCCCGCGCCGTCCAGCTGCTGATCGAGCGGGCGTCCGCGGCCGGCGTTGTCTTCCGCGGTTCCACCGCGGTCACCGGGATTCGCGAGGAGGGCGGGCGGGTCGCCGCAGTGCTGACGGACGACGGCGAGGTGCCGGCCGACATCGTTGTCTCCTGCGCAGGTTTCTGGGGCCCGAAGATCGGCGCCATGGTTGGCATGGACGTTCCGCTGCTGCCGCTGGCGCACCAGTATGTGAAGACCACGCCGGTGCCCGAACTGGCCGGCCGGAACGAGCTGCCCAACGGCGCCCGGCTGCCGATCCTGCGGCACCAGGACGCGGACCTGTACTACCGCGAGCACGGCGAGCGCATCGGCATCGGCTCGTACGCGCACCGGCCCATGCCCGTGGATCTGGACGAGCTGCCCGTCTTCACCGCGGAGCAGATGTCCGAGCACCGGATGCCGTCGCGGCTGGACTTCACGTCGGAAGACTTCGAGCCCTCGTGGGAAGAGAGCCAGCGGTTGCTGCCGATGCTGCGAGGTGCCCGGATCGAGGACGGGTTCAACGGCATCTTCTCCTTCACCCCGGACGGCGGGCCGCTGATCGGCGAGTCCCCCGACGTCAAGGGCTTCTACCTGGCCGAGGCCGTCTGGGTCACCCACTCGGCCGGCGTCGCGAAGGCGGTGGCGGAACTGCTGGTGGAGGGCCGTTCCCGGACGGACCTGCACGAATGCGAGGCCACGCGCTTCGAGGACGTGCAGCGCTCCGAGGCCTACGTCAGCGAAACCTCGCAGCAGAACTTCGTGGAAATCTACGACGTGCTGCACCCGCTGCAGCCGAAGGAGTCCCCGCGCAACCTGCGCACCAGCCCCTTCTTCCCGCGGCAGCAGGAACTGGGCGCATTCTTCCTCGAATCCGGCGGTTGGGAGCGGCCGCATTGGTACGAAGCGAACGCCGGCCTGCTCGAGGAACTGCCCGCCGCCTGGCAGCCGCCGGAGCGCGACAACTGGTCCGCCCGCTTCCACTCCCCTATCGCCGCCGCCGAAGCGTGGAAGACGCGCACCGCCGTCGCACTCTACGATATGACCCCCTTGAAGCGTGTGGAGGTCTCCGGCCCCGGCGCGCTGGACCTGCTGCAGCGGCTGAGCACCGGGCAGATCAATAAGAAGCCCGGCGCGGTCACGTACTGCCTGCTGCTCGACGAGGCAGGCGGGGTACGCAGCGACATCACGGTGGCGCGGCTTGGCGCCGAACGGTTCCAGGCCGGCATCAACAACAACGTCGACTTCGAGTACCTGCGCCGCGAGGCGGCCGAGCAGAGCGCGGCGGACGCCACCCGCTGGGTCCAGGTGCACGACATCACTGCCGGCACCGCCTGCATCGGCCTCTGGGGGCCGCTGGCGCGCGAGGTCATCTCGAAGGTCAGCGACGACGACTTCAGCAACGACTCGCTGAAGTACTTCCGCACCGCGCAGGTCCGGATTGCAGGCCTGAGCGTCACCGCGATGCGGTTGTCCTATGTGGGAGAGCTCGGCTGGGAGCTCTACACGACGGCGGACCAGGGCCTGCGGCTGTGGGACGCGCTGTTCGAGGCCGGGCAGGAGCACGGCATCATCGCCGCCGGGCGCGCGGCGTTCAACAGCCTCCGGCTGGAGAAGGGCTACCGGCTGTGGGGACACGAGGTCACTGCCGAACACCGCCCCGAGGAGGCCGGCCTGGGCTTCGCGGTCAAGGCGGACAAGGGGCCGTTCGTCGGCTCCGAGGCGCTGGCGGTCCCGCAGGAATCCGGGCGGCGGCTGCGCTGCCTGACTATCGACGACGGCCGTTCCGTTGTGCTCGGCAAGGAGCCGGTGTACTTCCAGGCCAGGCCCGCCGGCTATGTCACCAGCGCCGCGTTCGGCCACACCATCGGCAAGCCGATCGCCTATGCCTGGCTGCCGGCCGATGCGGTGGAGGGCGAGAAGGTGGAGATCGAGTACTTCGGCCGCCGGATTGCCGCCACGGTGACCGCCGAGCCGCTGGTCGATCCGGGCATGGAGCGGCTGAGAGGCTGA
- the fdhA gene encoding formaldehyde dehydrogenase, glutathione-independent — protein sequence MTGNRVVVYKGPGEVAVETIDYPKLELPSEVASKMGIQQKAPHAAILKLVATNICGSDQHMVRGRTTAPAGQSLGHEITGEVVETGDDVLFVKEGDICSVPFNIACGRCRMCNEGKTGVCLNVNPARPGAAYGYVDMGGWVGGQAEYVMVPYADFNLLKFPDRDQALEKILDLTMLSDIFPTGYHGAFTAGVTTGSTVYVAGAGPVGLAAAFSSQLLGASAVIVGDLNAERLRQAASFGCETIDLSQEGSLPERIEQILGIPVVDAAVDAVGFEARGHGANAGEAPATVLNDVMSVTQVGGALGIPGLYVTGDPGAVDENAKVGQIGVNLGTGWAKSLSFTTGQCPVKRYNRKLMNLILAGKADISKAVNATTISLDDAPQGYREFDQGAAKKYVIDPHGMVPA from the coding sequence ATGACGGGAAACCGTGTTGTCGTTTATAAGGGGCCCGGGGAAGTAGCGGTTGAGACAATCGACTACCCGAAGCTCGAGCTGCCGTCCGAGGTAGCCAGCAAGATGGGCATCCAGCAGAAGGCCCCGCACGCCGCGATTCTCAAGCTGGTCGCGACTAATATCTGCGGCAGCGACCAGCACATGGTCCGTGGGCGCACCACCGCGCCGGCCGGCCAGTCGCTCGGCCACGAGATCACCGGCGAGGTCGTCGAGACCGGCGATGACGTGCTCTTCGTCAAGGAAGGCGACATCTGCTCAGTCCCGTTCAACATCGCCTGCGGCCGCTGCCGGATGTGCAATGAAGGCAAGACCGGGGTCTGCCTCAATGTGAACCCGGCCAGGCCCGGCGCGGCCTACGGCTACGTGGACATGGGCGGGTGGGTCGGCGGGCAGGCCGAGTACGTGATGGTGCCCTACGCCGACTTCAACCTGCTCAAGTTCCCGGACCGGGACCAGGCGCTGGAGAAGATCCTGGACCTGACCATGCTCTCCGACATCTTCCCCACCGGCTATCACGGCGCGTTCACTGCCGGCGTCACGACAGGCTCCACGGTCTACGTCGCCGGAGCGGGGCCGGTGGGACTGGCCGCTGCTTTTTCCTCGCAGCTGCTGGGCGCCTCGGCGGTCATCGTCGGCGACTTGAACGCCGAACGGCTGAGGCAGGCCGCAAGCTTCGGCTGCGAGACCATCGACCTGAGTCAGGAAGGCTCGCTGCCGGAAAGGATCGAGCAGATCCTCGGCATCCCCGTAGTCGATGCCGCGGTGGACGCGGTCGGGTTTGAGGCCCGCGGGCACGGCGCCAACGCCGGTGAGGCGCCGGCCACGGTGCTGAACGACGTCATGTCGGTGACGCAGGTGGGCGGCGCGCTGGGCATTCCCGGCCTCTACGTTACCGGGGACCCCGGCGCCGTCGACGAGAACGCAAAGGTCGGCCAGATCGGCGTGAATCTGGGGACCGGCTGGGCCAAGTCGCTCTCGTTCACCACGGGACAGTGCCCGGTGAAGCGGTACAACCGCAAGCTGATGAACCTGATCTTGGCCGGCAAGGCGGACATCTCCAAGGCCGTGAACGCCACCACAATCAGCCTGGACGACGCGCCCCAGGGCTACCGGGAATTCGACCAGGGAGCGGCGAAGAAGTACGTGATCGACCCGCACGGGATGGTTCCTGCCTAG
- a CDS encoding MIP/aquaporin family protein codes for MTPPLMRRLAAEVLGTAVLVVFGVGSVLAALTAGQGELTYPGVGFIALAFAIAVAVSIYALLAVSGSHINPAVTIALAVTRRFPWAEVLPYFIAQFVGAAVGSLLLVASFGTRAVDLGGGATALGDGVSYGQGIVAEALGTFLLMLAVMAVAVDRRAPKGWAGLIIGLAVAGAILVIGPLTGGSLNPARTFGPDLVQSIFGGQVEWSQFPLYIIGPFIGSIVAAVVYDLVVRPREVPEAEPRADKPSVAPENSKKHFSDDE; via the coding sequence ATGACCCCGCCTCTCATGCGACGCCTTGCCGCAGAAGTGCTTGGCACGGCAGTACTGGTAGTTTTTGGCGTCGGCTCCGTGCTGGCGGCGCTGACCGCGGGCCAAGGAGAGCTGACGTACCCGGGCGTTGGATTCATTGCCCTGGCGTTCGCTATCGCCGTCGCAGTGTCCATCTACGCATTGCTGGCGGTTTCCGGCTCCCACATCAATCCGGCCGTAACGATCGCCTTGGCCGTGACGCGGCGCTTTCCCTGGGCAGAGGTGCTTCCTTACTTCATCGCCCAGTTCGTGGGCGCCGCCGTCGGCAGCCTCCTGCTGGTGGCATCCTTCGGAACGCGGGCTGTTGACCTGGGCGGCGGCGCGACCGCGCTGGGAGATGGAGTCTCCTACGGCCAGGGCATCGTCGCCGAGGCCTTGGGAACCTTCCTGCTCATGCTCGCCGTCATGGCGGTCGCGGTGGACAGGCGCGCCCCCAAGGGCTGGGCCGGCCTGATCATCGGGCTGGCCGTCGCGGGAGCCATCCTGGTCATCGGCCCCCTGACCGGCGGTTCGCTCAACCCCGCCCGCACATTCGGGCCCGATCTCGTCCAGTCCATCTTCGGCGGCCAGGTCGAGTGGTCACAGTTCCCCCTCTATATCATCGGCCCTTTCATCGGCAGCATTGTCGCCGCCGTGGTCTACGATCTGGTGGTCCGCCCGCGCGAGGTCCCCGAAGCCGAACCACGGGCGGACAAACCGTCAGTGGCACCGGAGAACAGCAAGAAGCATTTTTCCGACGACGAATAA
- a CDS encoding zinc-dependent alcohol dehydrogenase family protein, which produces MRAAVIHGPGDIRVEDRNYPELKLPTDALVRVTAACVCGSDLWPYRGVRPTEEPRAIGHEFIGVVEKVGDAVSTLAPGDFVIAPFVVSCGNCPSCRNGITVACSHRAGWGGEDEHGHYVDAGQGEAVRVPLADGTLVRVPGVTEPEAALAASLLTLSDVMATGHHAAVSAKAGPGRTVVVVGDGAVGLCGVLAAKRVGAERVIAMSRHADRQALAREFGATDIVSERGRDGAQKVRELLGGVLADSVLECVGTKESMDQALRCTRPGGSLGYVGVPAAGPELPIGVLFAKNISVAGGMAPARTYIPELLEDVLSGAIDPGRVFDVEMPLEDAPEAYRAMDERRAIKVLLKP; this is translated from the coding sequence GTGCGAGCTGCCGTTATTCATGGACCAGGAGACATCCGCGTGGAAGACCGGAACTACCCCGAGCTGAAGCTGCCGACCGATGCCCTGGTCCGCGTCACGGCGGCGTGCGTCTGCGGTTCCGACCTCTGGCCGTACCGCGGGGTGCGTCCCACCGAAGAACCGCGGGCGATCGGCCACGAGTTCATCGGCGTGGTCGAGAAGGTCGGTGACGCCGTCTCCACACTGGCGCCGGGGGACTTCGTGATCGCGCCGTTCGTGGTCAGCTGCGGAAACTGCCCGTCCTGCCGGAACGGCATCACCGTGGCGTGCAGCCACCGGGCGGGTTGGGGCGGGGAGGACGAGCATGGTCACTACGTCGACGCCGGGCAGGGCGAGGCGGTCAGGGTCCCGTTGGCGGACGGGACTCTGGTCCGCGTACCCGGCGTCACCGAGCCGGAGGCGGCGCTGGCGGCGAGCCTGCTGACGCTGTCGGACGTGATGGCCACGGGGCACCATGCTGCCGTGAGCGCCAAAGCGGGCCCCGGCCGGACCGTCGTGGTGGTCGGCGACGGCGCCGTGGGGCTGTGCGGGGTGCTGGCGGCGAAGCGGGTGGGCGCCGAGCGTGTCATTGCGATGTCCCGGCATGCCGACCGCCAGGCGCTGGCGCGGGAGTTCGGCGCCACCGACATCGTGTCCGAACGCGGCCGGGACGGAGCGCAGAAGGTCCGCGAGCTGCTGGGTGGCGTGCTGGCCGATTCGGTGCTCGAATGCGTCGGGACCAAGGAATCGATGGACCAGGCACTGCGCTGCACGCGGCCCGGCGGCAGCCTCGGCTACGTGGGCGTGCCCGCGGCCGGACCGGAACTGCCGATCGGAGTGCTCTTCGCCAAGAACATCTCGGTCGCCGGCGGCATGGCACCGGCCCGGACCTATATCCCGGAGTTGCTGGAGGACGTGCTGTCCGGCGCCATCGACCCGGGCCGCGTCTTCGATGTCGAGATGCCGCTCGAGGACGCGCCGGAAGCCTACCGGGCTATGGATGAGCGCCGTGCCATCAAGGTGTTGCTGAAGCCCTGA
- the sucD gene encoding succinate--CoA ligase subunit alpha has protein sequence MAIFINKDSKVIVQGITGGEGSKHTARMLHAGTNIVGGVNARKAGTTVKHKDQHGAELELPVFGSVKEAMAETGADVSIVFVPPAFTKDAVVEAIEAEIGLVVVITEGVPVQDSAEFWALAQSKKDANGEQVTRIIGPNCPGIITPGESLVGITPANITGKGGVGLVSKSGTLTYQMMYELRDLGFSTAIGIGGDPVIGTTHIDALAAFEADPDTKAIVMIGEIGGDAEERAAEFIKKNVTKPVVGYVAGFTAPEGKTMGHAGAIVSGSSGTAQAKKEALEAAGVKVGKTPSETAHLLREVYPEHEEASNL, from the coding sequence ATGGCTATCTTCATCAACAAGGACTCCAAGGTCATCGTCCAGGGCATCACCGGCGGCGAAGGCTCCAAGCACACCGCCCGCATGCTGCATGCCGGGACCAACATCGTCGGCGGCGTGAACGCCCGCAAGGCCGGCACCACCGTCAAGCACAAGGACCAGCACGGCGCCGAGCTTGAGCTGCCCGTCTTCGGCTCGGTCAAGGAAGCTATGGCTGAAACCGGCGCCGACGTCTCCATCGTCTTCGTTCCGCCGGCCTTCACCAAGGACGCCGTCGTCGAGGCGATCGAAGCCGAGATCGGACTCGTCGTCGTCATCACCGAAGGCGTGCCCGTGCAGGACTCCGCCGAGTTCTGGGCCCTGGCCCAGTCCAAGAAGGACGCCAACGGCGAGCAGGTCACCCGCATCATCGGCCCGAACTGCCCCGGCATCATCACCCCCGGCGAGTCGCTGGTCGGCATCACCCCGGCCAATATCACCGGCAAGGGCGGCGTGGGCCTGGTCTCCAAGTCGGGCACCCTGACCTACCAGATGATGTACGAACTGCGCGACCTGGGCTTCTCCACCGCCATCGGCATCGGCGGCGACCCGGTCATCGGTACCACGCACATCGACGCCCTGGCTGCGTTCGAGGCGGATCCGGACACCAAGGCGATCGTCATGATCGGCGAAATCGGCGGCGACGCCGAGGAGCGTGCGGCCGAGTTCATCAAGAAGAACGTCACCAAGCCGGTCGTCGGCTACGTGGCCGGCTTCACCGCCCCCGAGGGCAAGACCATGGGCCACGCCGGCGCCATCGTCTCCGGCTCCTCGGGCACCGCGCAGGCAAAGAAGGAGGCCCTCGAGGCCGCAGGCGTCAAGGTCGGCAAGACCCCGTCCGAGACGGCCCACCTGCTGCGCGAGGTCTACCCCGAGCACGAAGAGGCCTCGAACCTCTAA
- the sucC gene encoding ADP-forming succinate--CoA ligase subunit beta codes for MDLYEYQARDLFEAHGVPVLAGIVAYTPEEAKAAAEKIGGVVVVKAQVKVGGRGKAGGVKVAKTPDEAFEYASNILGMDIKGHTVKKVMIAQGADIAEEYYFSILLDRANRNYLAMCSVEGGMEIEQLAVERPEALARIAVDPAVGIDQAKADEIVAAAGFAEELRPNVAEAIIKCWDVFKKEDATLVEVNPLVKTGAGDIIALDGKVSLDENADFRQSGHAELEDKEATDPLEARAKELDLNYVKLDGQVGIIGNGAGLVMSTLDVVAYAGERHGNVKPANFLDIGGGASAEVMANGLDVILNDEQVKSVFVNVFGGITACDAVANGIVKALEILGDKATKPLVVRLDGNNVDEGRRILREANHPLVTSATSMDEGADKAAELANA; via the coding sequence GTGGACCTGTATGAATACCAGGCGCGCGATCTCTTTGAAGCACACGGTGTACCCGTGCTGGCTGGAATCGTTGCGTACACCCCCGAAGAAGCCAAGGCAGCTGCGGAAAAGATCGGCGGCGTCGTCGTCGTCAAGGCGCAGGTGAAGGTTGGCGGCCGCGGTAAGGCCGGCGGCGTCAAGGTCGCGAAGACTCCGGATGAGGCGTTCGAGTACGCCTCCAACATCCTCGGTATGGACATCAAGGGCCACACGGTCAAGAAGGTCATGATCGCGCAGGGCGCGGACATCGCTGAGGAATACTACTTCTCCATCCTGCTCGACCGGGCCAACCGCAACTACCTGGCCATGTGCTCGGTGGAAGGCGGCATGGAGATCGAGCAGCTCGCCGTCGAACGCCCCGAAGCGCTGGCGCGCATCGCCGTCGATCCCGCTGTCGGCATCGACCAGGCCAAGGCTGACGAGATCGTCGCCGCCGCCGGCTTTGCCGAGGAACTGCGCCCGAATGTCGCCGAGGCGATCATCAAGTGCTGGGACGTCTTCAAGAAGGAAGACGCCACCCTGGTCGAGGTCAATCCGCTGGTCAAGACCGGCGCCGGCGACATCATCGCCCTGGACGGCAAGGTCTCCCTGGACGAGAACGCTGACTTCCGCCAGAGCGGCCACGCCGAGCTCGAGGACAAGGAAGCCACGGATCCGCTCGAGGCCCGTGCCAAGGAACTGGACCTGAACTACGTCAAGCTGGACGGCCAGGTCGGCATCATCGGCAACGGCGCGGGACTGGTCATGTCCACCCTGGACGTCGTCGCCTACGCCGGCGAGCGGCACGGCAACGTCAAGCCCGCCAACTTCCTCGACATTGGCGGCGGCGCATCGGCCGAGGTCATGGCCAACGGCCTCGACGTGATCCTCAACGACGAGCAGGTCAAGAGCGTGTTCGTCAACGTCTTCGGCGGCATCACCGCCTGCGACGCGGTCGCCAACGGCATCGTCAAGGCCCTGGAGATCCTGGGCGACAAGGCCACCAAGCCGCTGGTTGTCCGCCTCGACGGCAACAACGTGGACGAGGGCCGCCGCATCCTGCGCGAGGCCAACCACCCGCTGGTTACCTCGGCCACCTCCATGGATGAGGGCGCCGACAAGGCCGCCGAGCTGGCGAACGCCTAA